A region of Salinibacter sp. 10B DNA encodes the following proteins:
- the atpD gene encoding F0F1 ATP synthase subunit beta, translated as MSSSNQITSTQTGHVLSVRGSVIDARFPDELPEVHHMLVTGTDDRIVVEVANHLDDETIRGMALTSTQGLARGEAIRDTGHPVQVPVGRETLGRVFNVLGETIDGKGPVDIAERRSIHRPPVPIAQQSTRRSVLRTGIKAIDLLAPLEQGGKAGLFGGAGVGKTVLLMEMIHNMVTEYEGVSLFCGIGERSREAEELYREVEEAGVLKDTVLVFGQMNEAPGARFRVGQAALTMAEYFRDDAKQDVLLLIDNIFRFVQAGTEVSGLMGRFPSRLGYQPTLGSELSSLEERIANTQTGSITSVQAVYVPADDFTDPAVTHTFTHLSASIVLSRDRASQGLYPAIDLLESTSGMLSPRGVGERHYRIARTVRETLAEYEELKDIIAMLGMEELSREDQRTVNRARRLERFLTQPFSVTEQFTGREARAVPLEATLDGCERILNDEFNEVPERALYMIGRIEEVETSTASQR; from the coding sequence ATGTCCTCCTCAAACCAAATCACGAGCACCCAGACCGGCCATGTGCTCTCCGTCCGCGGCAGCGTGATTGATGCGCGCTTTCCGGACGAGCTGCCGGAGGTGCATCACATGCTCGTGACGGGAACGGACGACCGCATCGTCGTGGAGGTGGCGAATCATCTCGACGACGAGACCATCCGCGGGATGGCGCTCACCTCGACGCAGGGACTGGCGCGCGGTGAGGCGATCCGGGATACCGGCCACCCGGTCCAGGTCCCCGTGGGACGCGAGACGCTGGGACGCGTGTTTAACGTGCTCGGCGAGACGATTGACGGGAAGGGCCCGGTAGACATTGCCGAGCGTCGGTCCATCCATCGCCCCCCAGTGCCCATTGCGCAGCAGTCCACGCGGCGCTCGGTGCTGCGAACGGGCATCAAGGCGATCGACCTGCTGGCGCCGCTGGAGCAAGGCGGCAAGGCGGGCCTGTTCGGCGGCGCGGGGGTGGGCAAGACGGTGCTGCTGATGGAGATGATTCACAACATGGTGACCGAGTACGAGGGCGTGAGCCTCTTCTGCGGCATCGGGGAGCGGAGTCGGGAAGCCGAAGAACTCTACCGTGAGGTGGAGGAGGCGGGCGTGCTGAAAGATACGGTGCTCGTTTTCGGCCAGATGAACGAGGCGCCGGGCGCTCGCTTCCGCGTGGGACAGGCCGCCCTCACGATGGCCGAGTATTTTCGCGACGATGCGAAGCAGGACGTGCTGCTGCTCATCGACAACATTTTTCGGTTCGTGCAGGCGGGGACGGAGGTGTCGGGGCTTATGGGGCGCTTTCCGTCGCGTCTCGGCTACCAGCCCACGCTGGGGAGCGAGCTGTCGAGTCTGGAGGAGCGCATCGCCAACACGCAGACCGGCTCCATCACGTCCGTGCAGGCCGTGTACGTGCCCGCCGACGACTTTACCGATCCGGCGGTGACGCACACGTTCACGCACCTGTCGGCTTCCATTGTGCTGTCGCGCGATCGGGCAAGCCAGGGGCTCTATCCAGCGATCGATCTACTGGAGTCGACCTCGGGCATGCTGTCGCCGCGGGGCGTGGGCGAACGGCACTACCGCATTGCGCGGACGGTGCGGGAGACGCTGGCTGAATACGAGGAGTTGAAGGACATTATCGCCATGCTGGGCATGGAAGAGCTCTCGCGCGAGGACCAGCGCACCGTGAACCGAGCGCGGCGCTTGGAGCGCTTCCTCACCCAGCCCTTTTCCGTCACCGAGCAGTTTACGGGGCGCGAGGCGCGGGCGGTGCCGCTGGAGGCCACCCTCGACGGCTGCGAACGCATCCTGAACGATGAATTCAACGAGGTGCCGGAGCGCGCCCTCTACATGATCGGGCGGATTGAGGAGGTAGAGACCTCCACTGCCTCACAACGGTAG
- a CDS encoding F0F1 ATP synthase subunit epsilon: MTLKILLPERVVLHETVDKVVAEGGNGSFGLLPRHIDFVAPLVPGILSYTQDGEEAFVAVDEGVLVKCGGEVLVSVRDAVLGPSLESLEETVRTRFDERRDQERVMHSALAKLEAEVVRRFMELR, translated from the coding sequence ATGACGCTGAAAATTCTCCTTCCAGAACGGGTGGTGCTCCACGAGACGGTCGACAAGGTTGTGGCGGAGGGGGGCAACGGCTCTTTTGGCCTGTTGCCGCGCCACATCGACTTCGTGGCGCCGCTCGTGCCCGGCATTTTGTCGTACACCCAGGACGGGGAGGAGGCGTTCGTCGCGGTGGACGAAGGGGTGCTGGTGAAGTGCGGGGGCGAGGTGCTGGTTTCGGTGCGCGACGCGGTACTTGGGCCGTCCCTCGAATCGCTGGAGGAGACGGTGCGCACGCGGTTCGACGAGCGGCGAGATCAGGAACGCGTCATGCACTCGGCCCTGGCCAAGCTGGAAGCGGAAGTGGTTCGCCGGTTTATGGAGCTGCGATGA
- a CDS encoding AtpZ/AtpI family protein has translation MSDSPSNPRDEFMDRVSEKQKRKEQARREKHRAIWFGMGMFGLVGWSVAIPTVLLLALGIWIDGRTDSPYSWTLMLLVVGIAVGCLNAWYWVKRESGRGEG, from the coding sequence ATGAGTGACTCTCCCTCCAATCCTCGGGACGAGTTCATGGACCGGGTCTCGGAAAAACAAAAGCGAAAGGAGCAGGCGCGTCGAGAGAAGCACCGGGCGATCTGGTTCGGGATGGGCATGTTCGGGCTCGTGGGGTGGTCGGTGGCCATTCCGACGGTGCTCTTGCTTGCACTGGGCATATGGATCGACGGGCGAACCGACTCGCCCTACTCCTGGACGCTCATGCTGCTGGTGGTGGGCATTGCGGTGGGGTGCCTGAACGCGTGGTACTGGGTGAAGCGAGAGAGTGGAAGGGGAGAAGGGTGA
- a CDS encoding ATP synthase subunit I codes for MTILIGVLLALGVGGGLSVLFFGGLWWTVQEVVEHGRPQLLLLGSFVLRSALVLLGFSFVLLLMGTHWELLAATLLGFIGGRTVLVRRWRPRTTSIH; via the coding sequence ATGACGATTCTTATCGGGGTACTTTTGGCGCTTGGGGTGGGCGGCGGGCTCAGTGTGCTCTTCTTTGGGGGATTGTGGTGGACCGTTCAGGAGGTGGTCGAACATGGGCGCCCCCAACTGCTCTTGCTCGGCAGCTTCGTGCTCCGCTCCGCCCTTGTCCTGCTCGGCTTTTCCTTCGTGCTTCTGCTAATGGGCACTCACTGGGAACTGCTGGCCGCCACTCTGCTGGGGTTCATTGGAGGACGAACGGTGCTAGTTCGCCGCTGGCGTCCGCGTACAACGTCTATACACTAA
- a CDS encoding F0F1 ATP synthase subunit A translates to MEITPDQIIYWEWGGVTLNATLVFSWAVLLFLSIGSWLITRNLESGPQIPRWQNLLEIIVSRIRSQIAEASGGDPDRYLPFVGTLFLFIVVCNVLDAVPGFKAPTASLTTTAALATCVFVAVPVFGIARKGIAEYFRQYVRPTPLMLPFHIIGELSRTLALAVRLFGNITSGSLIVAIVLSIAPLFFPVVMQALGLLIGIIQAYVFAILALVYIASAERAHQQQNSPHEMTAQ, encoded by the coding sequence ATGGAGATCACACCGGACCAAATTATCTACTGGGAATGGGGGGGCGTCACCCTCAACGCCACCCTCGTGTTTTCGTGGGCCGTCCTGCTGTTTCTATCGATCGGATCGTGGCTCATCACTCGAAACCTGGAATCAGGACCGCAGATCCCGCGATGGCAGAACCTCCTCGAAATCATCGTAAGCCGCATTCGCTCTCAGATCGCCGAGGCCAGCGGCGGAGACCCGGACCGGTACCTGCCGTTCGTTGGCACGCTGTTTCTGTTCATCGTGGTGTGCAACGTGCTGGACGCGGTGCCCGGCTTTAAGGCCCCCACGGCCTCCCTGACGACGACCGCCGCCCTCGCCACGTGCGTGTTCGTCGCCGTCCCGGTGTTCGGCATCGCAAGAAAGGGCATCGCGGAATATTTCCGGCAGTACGTGCGCCCGACGCCGCTGATGCTCCCCTTCCACATCATTGGCGAGCTCTCGCGCACACTGGCCCTGGCGGTCCGTCTCTTCGGCAACATCACGAGCGGCAGCCTCATCGTCGCCATCGTGCTGAGCATCGCGCCCCTGTTCTTCCCCGTCGTCATGCAGGCCCTCGGCCTCCTCATTGGCATCATTCAGGCGTACGTCTTCGCGATCCTTGCGCTCGTGTACATTGCCTCTGCCGAACGCGCCCATCAGCAACAAAACAGCCCGCATGAAATGACTGCTCAATGA
- a CDS encoding F0F1 ATP synthase subunit C codes for MDTTGLVAMASIIISGLTIAIGSIGPALGEGRALAQALNAMAQQPDESNTITRTLFVGLAMVESTAIYCFVISLILIFANPFWNYVIGG; via the coding sequence ATGGATACTACCGGCCTCGTCGCAATGGCATCAATCATCATTTCCGGGCTCACCATTGCCATCGGCTCCATCGGTCCGGCGCTCGGCGAAGGACGCGCCCTGGCTCAGGCCCTCAACGCCATGGCCCAGCAGCCCGACGAATCGAACACCATCACGCGCACCCTCTTCGTCGGCCTCGCCATGGTAGAATCGACCGCCATCTACTGCTTCGTGATTTCGCTCATCCTCATCTTTGCCAATCCCTTCTGGAATTACGTGATCGGAGGATGA
- a CDS encoding F0F1 ATP synthase subunit delta — protein sequence MQINWFTFGAQIVNFLLLVWLLKRFLYGPIVNAMAEREQRIADRFEEAREKRETAEAEARNYRQKLEALAEAREEKIEEAEEAAHERRREMIEDARTEVDQLEAQWKNALRRERETFLKELADRVSRETITIARRALRDLAHADLEQQVVRVFLKRLNSLGDDRRRTLTDAVQSDKEISVHTAFELDETDRQRLTETLQAVTENEVTPEFSRDAEIGFGIEVRAGGHKIAWSLQSYFAEMSDRIRTQIDDELSAGAFSLAEMSSHALDDVPSTSAPADDA from the coding sequence ATGCAAATTAACTGGTTCACATTCGGCGCCCAGATCGTCAACTTTCTCCTCCTGGTCTGGCTACTCAAGCGTTTCCTGTACGGCCCTATCGTGAATGCGATGGCCGAGCGGGAGCAGCGCATTGCCGATCGGTTCGAAGAGGCGCGCGAGAAGCGAGAAACCGCTGAGGCAGAAGCCCGCAACTACCGGCAGAAGCTGGAGGCGCTGGCCGAAGCCCGAGAAGAAAAGATCGAAGAAGCGGAAGAAGCGGCACACGAACGGCGCCGAGAGATGATCGAGGACGCCCGGACCGAAGTGGACCAGCTGGAGGCCCAGTGGAAAAACGCCCTGCGCCGCGAGCGAGAGACGTTCCTGAAGGAGTTGGCGGATCGCGTGAGCCGCGAGACGATTACGATCGCCCGCCGTGCCCTTCGCGACCTGGCCCACGCGGACCTGGAGCAACAAGTGGTGCGCGTCTTCCTAAAGCGTCTCAACTCTCTAGGCGACGACCGGCGCCGGACGCTGACCGACGCAGTCCAATCCGACAAGGAGATATCGGTCCACACCGCCTTCGAGCTCGACGAAACCGATCGGCAACGCCTCACCGAGACCCTCCAGGCCGTTACCGAGAACGAGGTGACTCCCGAGTTTTCCCGCGACGCGGAGATTGGATTCGGCATCGAGGTGCGGGCCGGGGGGCACAAGATTGCCTGGAGCCTCCAAAGCTACTTTGCCGAGATGAGCGACCGTATCCGAACCCAGATTGACGACGAGCTCTCAGCGGGAGCCTTCTCCCTCGCCGAAATGTCCTCTCACGCCCTGGACGACGTGCCGTCGACCTCTGCCCCTGCCGATGACGCTTGA
- a CDS encoding alternate F1F0 ATPase, F1 subunit alpha: MNSFPTNETEHPLADLLDTAFGVMRASAERHVPEIVLREVGTVTSVGEGIARVKGLPSVQSEELLQFRGGIRGMAFNLDPAEVGVILLDESTRLDAGDEVHRTGRVLDVPVGEGLLGRVVDPLGRPLDEQGPIHAVERRSIEQEAPPIMHRAPVRTPLQTGLKAVDALLPIGRGQRELILGDRQTGKTAVALDAILNQRDTEVVCVYCAIGQRSAAVAGVMADLTEHDALDYTTVVVAGGDDPPGLQFAAPYAATSMAEYFMEHGRDVLIVYDDLTRHAQAYRELSLLLRRPPGREAYPGDIFYIHSRLLERSTRLRPEHGGGSLTALPIVETEAQNMSAYIPTNLISITDGQIVLSPSLFQKGVLPAVDVGRSVSRVGGKAQLPAYRAVTGELRLTYSQFQELEAFARFGTRLDEETRQTLRRGRRLREVLKQDQYAPMPVAEQLAVLLAATEGVFDEVEPDRMAEAEEAIRTAVQESLSSVAEALREGQELTDEAKRELLNTAHTAVAPFTGSDEQ; the protein is encoded by the coding sequence ATGAACAGCTTCCCGACCAACGAAACGGAGCATCCGCTCGCCGACCTGCTCGACACCGCGTTCGGTGTGATGCGGGCATCGGCGGAGCGGCACGTTCCGGAGATTGTCCTCCGCGAGGTGGGCACGGTGACGTCCGTGGGCGAAGGCATTGCCCGCGTGAAGGGGTTGCCCTCCGTCCAGTCGGAAGAGCTGCTGCAGTTCCGCGGCGGCATTCGGGGGATGGCTTTCAATCTCGACCCGGCGGAGGTTGGCGTCATTCTGTTGGACGAGAGCACCCGCCTCGATGCGGGTGACGAGGTGCACCGAACGGGCCGCGTGCTCGACGTGCCGGTGGGGGAGGGGCTCCTGGGCCGCGTCGTCGATCCGCTGGGCCGACCGCTCGACGAGCAGGGACCGATCCATGCCGTCGAGCGGCGGTCCATTGAGCAGGAGGCTCCGCCCATCATGCACCGGGCCCCCGTGCGTACCCCGCTGCAGACGGGACTCAAGGCGGTCGACGCTCTTCTTCCCATCGGCCGCGGACAGCGTGAGCTCATCCTCGGCGACCGGCAGACGGGCAAAACCGCCGTTGCCCTCGACGCCATCCTCAACCAGCGCGACACCGAGGTTGTCTGCGTCTACTGCGCCATTGGGCAGCGCAGTGCGGCGGTCGCGGGCGTCATGGCTGACCTGACAGAGCACGATGCCCTCGACTACACGACGGTCGTCGTGGCAGGGGGCGATGACCCGCCCGGCCTCCAGTTTGCCGCGCCCTACGCCGCCACCAGCATGGCGGAGTACTTCATGGAGCACGGGCGCGACGTGCTCATCGTGTACGACGACCTGACGCGCCACGCGCAGGCCTACCGTGAGCTCTCGCTCTTGCTGCGCCGCCCGCCGGGTCGCGAAGCCTATCCGGGCGACATCTTCTACATCCACTCGCGCCTGCTGGAGCGCTCGACTCGCCTCCGCCCCGAGCATGGCGGCGGATCGCTTACGGCCCTACCCATCGTGGAGACGGAGGCGCAGAATATGTCGGCGTACATTCCAACGAACCTGATCTCGATCACGGACGGCCAGATTGTGCTCTCCCCGTCGCTCTTCCAAAAGGGGGTTCTCCCGGCGGTGGACGTGGGGCGGTCGGTCTCGCGCGTGGGAGGCAAGGCGCAACTGCCGGCCTACCGGGCGGTGACGGGCGAACTGCGGCTCACCTATTCGCAGTTCCAGGAGCTGGAGGCCTTTGCCCGCTTCGGCACGCGGCTCGATGAGGAGACTCGGCAGACGCTCCGCCGGGGGCGTCGCCTCCGCGAGGTGTTAAAGCAGGACCAGTACGCGCCGATGCCGGTTGCGGAGCAGCTGGCCGTGCTGCTGGCCGCCACGGAGGGCGTCTTTGACGAGGTTGAACCCGATCGGATGGCCGAGGCCGAGGAGGCGATACGGACGGCCGTACAGGAATCCCTTTCGTCTGTGGCCGAGGCCCTTCGAGAGGGACAGGAGCTTACCGACGAGGCGAAGCGGGAACTGCTGAACACCGCTCACACTGCCGTTGCTCCGTTTACTGGATCGGACGAACAGTAG
- a CDS encoding F0F1 ATP synthase subunit gamma, translating into MDDLESLRRQIQSTETLHSVVRTMKILSMTSIHQCEAAVASLEDYDRTVRLGLQVAMRHRPQDLPIAAGGGRRIGAVVFGSAWGMCGRFNEQIARYTQEMLADEDPDSIQLLALGDLVGGRLEDVGSPPGGSLDAPDAVEQITPRVQDLLVEVERWRREEQIQEVLLFYNETTSGTGFAPTMQQLLPLDQRWLARLESTSWPTQMIPIFRMDWEPLFAALIRQYLFVSLYRAFAESLASEHSSRLAAMQVAQDNAEERLDDLQRRFHRRRQSAITEELLDITAGSEALSTPVPA; encoded by the coding sequence ATGGATGACCTCGAATCCCTCCGCCGACAGATCCAAAGCACCGAGACGTTGCACTCGGTCGTGCGCACGATGAAGATCCTCTCGATGACGAGCATTCACCAGTGCGAGGCCGCCGTGGCGTCGCTGGAGGACTACGACCGGACGGTCCGGCTCGGATTGCAGGTGGCCATGCGGCATCGTCCGCAGGACCTCCCGATCGCAGCGGGAGGGGGGAGGCGGATCGGCGCCGTCGTTTTTGGCTCGGCCTGGGGAATGTGCGGTCGATTCAACGAGCAAATCGCACGCTACACGCAGGAGATGCTTGCGGACGAGGATCCCGATAGTATTCAGCTGCTGGCCCTTGGCGACCTGGTAGGGGGGCGGCTCGAAGACGTAGGGTCCCCGCCCGGTGGATCGCTCGATGCGCCCGACGCCGTGGAGCAGATCACGCCTCGCGTGCAGGACTTGCTGGTAGAGGTCGAGCGGTGGCGTAGGGAAGAGCAGATCCAAGAGGTGCTACTCTTCTACAATGAAACGACCTCAGGAACTGGCTTTGCTCCGACTATGCAGCAGCTCCTGCCCCTCGACCAACGGTGGTTGGCACGGCTGGAGTCGACGTCCTGGCCGACGCAGATGATCCCGATCTTCCGGATGGACTGGGAGCCGCTGTTCGCAGCACTCATCCGGCAATACCTGTTTGTTTCCCTCTATCGTGCCTTTGCTGAGTCGCTGGCCAGCGAACACAGCAGTCGTCTCGCTGCCATGCAGGTGGCCCAGGACAACGCCGAGGAGCGCCTGGATGACCTGCAGCGGCGCTTTCACCGGCGGCGGCAGAGCGCCATCACGGAAGAGCTGCTCGACATTACGGCCGGATCCGAGGCACTTTCCACACCCGTGCCTGCTTGA
- a CDS encoding universal stress protein produces MIQDILFAHDFSPSSKRALPYAADLARRTGATLHLMYVKEVPLGPLVKGEPSPIAGENELRKTLRNQLKDRCQDLLEAHLPSGDEDRLHYHAERSGAVAPALVRYAKQEDIDLVVMGTQGQRGLQEAFVGSVAREVLRTAPCPVFTTRVLEDAATAEESSVNRIVVPIDFSDPSREALRYAGQMASIYETPIKLVHVVESPKLPSVYGIESPKISERKVEAQTERALAEWADELPGRHGPTSYIVQRGDPASLILNAASSVDDLIVMATHGRSGLRRAMLGSVAEEVVAQARGPVLTGRTFPAGS; encoded by the coding sequence ATGATTCAGGACATTCTGTTCGCCCACGACTTTTCGCCCTCTTCGAAGCGGGCCTTGCCGTACGCCGCTGACCTGGCCCGCCGGACTGGGGCCACCCTTCACCTCATGTACGTCAAAGAAGTCCCCCTCGGTCCGCTGGTGAAGGGCGAGCCCTCCCCTATTGCCGGTGAGAATGAGCTCCGGAAAACCCTCCGGAACCAGCTCAAAGACCGCTGCCAGGACCTCTTGGAAGCCCACCTCCCGTCGGGCGATGAAGATCGGCTCCACTACCACGCGGAACGGAGCGGGGCAGTAGCCCCCGCCCTCGTGCGCTACGCCAAGCAAGAAGACATTGACCTTGTCGTCATGGGCACGCAGGGCCAGCGCGGCCTCCAGGAGGCGTTTGTTGGAAGCGTGGCCCGGGAGGTGCTGCGCACGGCGCCGTGTCCCGTATTTACGACTCGGGTTTTGGAGGACGCGGCAACGGCAGAGGAGTCCTCAGTCAATCGGATCGTCGTCCCCATCGACTTTTCGGATCCTTCCCGAGAGGCCCTTCGGTACGCCGGGCAGATGGCGTCGATTTATGAGACCCCAATCAAGCTGGTGCACGTGGTCGAATCGCCGAAACTTCCCTCGGTGTATGGAATCGAATCCCCCAAGATCTCCGAGCGGAAGGTTGAAGCCCAAACCGAACGCGCCCTTGCAGAATGGGCCGACGAACTGCCGGGACGTCACGGACCGACCTCGTACATCGTCCAGCGCGGAGATCCTGCCTCCCTCATCTTGAACGCGGCTTCGTCTGTTGACGACCTGATTGTAATGGCAACGCACGGCCGGTCGGGACTGCGCCGGGCCATGCTCGGAAGTGTGGCTGAGGAGGTCGTCGCCCAGGCCCGTGGGCCTGTGTTGACGGGGCGCACCTTTCCGGCGGGATCGTAA
- a CDS encoding cation:proton antiporter translates to MTSLLLLNTLLVGVVVVCAIALRYGAEQMRVSPIVGYFALGLLLRAASSFDVIPLLTEQQVFPFLADLGVIALLFRVGLESDLDRLLDQLPDALWISAGDVLISAGTAFAIAYGLIGWELIPSLFVGAAFSATSVGVTVAVWDDAGRLDSKEGNILVDVAEVDDLTGILLMALLFAAVPVLREPGAASLLPVIGSTLAKTLATFGGFGVVCFLFAKYVERPMTQLFDRLHAGEGTMLVMLGVGIIVAAAAGLGGLSTAVGAFFAGLIFHRDPHTTQYMDAFRPLHDLLAPFFFVGIGLHLAPDALTAVGPGVLLLLIAAVIGKVGGAYLPARPLLGSSSALVLGLSLVPRAEIALVVMQRGLELGNWAVPPSLFAQVVMISAITVVAIPLVLRPLLTDASPLSS, encoded by the coding sequence GTGACTTCTCTTCTCCTCCTAAATACGTTACTGGTCGGGGTCGTCGTGGTGTGCGCCATCGCGCTGCGGTACGGGGCCGAGCAGATGCGGGTGAGTCCGATCGTGGGGTATTTTGCACTCGGCCTCCTCCTGCGCGCGGCCTCTTCGTTTGACGTCATCCCGCTCCTCACCGAGCAGCAGGTCTTTCCCTTTCTCGCAGACCTGGGCGTGATTGCGTTGCTCTTCCGGGTGGGCCTGGAGAGCGATCTGGACCGTCTGCTCGACCAGCTGCCCGATGCGCTTTGGATTAGCGCCGGCGACGTGTTGATCAGCGCAGGCACTGCCTTTGCGATTGCCTACGGCCTCATCGGATGGGAGTTGATTCCGAGTCTGTTTGTGGGCGCGGCCTTCTCGGCCACCAGCGTCGGGGTCACGGTGGCAGTGTGGGACGATGCGGGCCGATTGGACAGCAAAGAAGGCAATATCCTGGTCGACGTGGCCGAAGTGGACGACCTTACTGGCATCCTCCTGATGGCGTTGCTGTTTGCGGCGGTTCCCGTTCTCCGGGAGCCTGGAGCGGCCTCCCTGCTACCGGTAATCGGTTCGACGCTGGCCAAGACGCTCGCAACGTTCGGAGGGTTCGGAGTGGTCTGTTTCCTTTTTGCGAAATACGTGGAGCGGCCGATGACACAGCTCTTTGACCGCCTCCACGCGGGGGAGGGCACCATGCTGGTGATGCTCGGCGTGGGCATTATTGTGGCCGCCGCGGCCGGACTGGGGGGGCTGTCGACCGCCGTCGGGGCCTTCTTTGCCGGTCTCATCTTTCATCGCGACCCCCACACCACCCAGTACATGGACGCATTTCGTCCCTTACACGACCTGCTGGCCCCCTTCTTTTTCGTCGGCATCGGCCTGCACCTCGCCCCCGACGCGCTGACCGCCGTGGGCCCCGGCGTCCTCCTGCTCCTGATCGCGGCCGTCATCGGAAAGGTCGGCGGCGCCTATCTGCCCGCTCGCCCGCTTCTCGGGTCGAGCAGCGCCCTCGTGCTCGGCCTCAGCCTCGTGCCCCGCGCCGAGATTGCCCTCGTCGTCATGCAGCGGGGCCTGGAGCTCGGGAACTGGGCCGTTCCCCCATCGCTCTTTGCTCAGGTGGTGATGATCTCAGCAATCACGGTGGTTGCCATTCCCCTCGTGCTCCGTCCCCTGCTCACGGACGCGTCGCCCCTCTCCTCGTAA
- a CDS encoding 1-phosphofructokinase family hexose kinase — translation MSSIATLTLNPAIDKNTRVERVVAEEKLRCDTPTREPGGGGINVSRAIHRLGGSAHTLYTAGGFTGNLLNDLLDAEDLDHTPISTAAMTRENMIVYETSTDRQFRFGMPGPELTTAEWDECLNALRALDPSPDYLVASGSLPPGLSDDAYAAVADVAHSLGARPILDTSGSALYQARTAGWYLLKPNLRELEQLTGHSLVSDSQRIEAAREMIDDGYCEIVVLSMGASGALLITADRAEHVRSPTVPIKSRVGAGDSMVGGLTLALAREAPLPRAVRYGVAAGAAAVMTPGTELCRQADVETLFDQMTSEHNA, via the coding sequence ATGTCCTCAATCGCCACGCTCACCCTCAACCCGGCCATCGACAAAAATACGCGCGTCGAGCGCGTGGTGGCCGAGGAGAAACTCCGGTGTGATACTCCTACACGCGAACCCGGCGGCGGGGGCATCAACGTCTCGCGCGCCATTCACCGCCTCGGCGGCTCCGCCCACACCCTCTACACCGCAGGCGGCTTCACCGGCAACCTCTTGAACGACCTGTTGGACGCAGAAGATCTCGATCACACGCCGATTTCGACCGCGGCCATGACGCGAGAGAACATGATTGTGTACGAGACCTCGACCGACCGCCAGTTTCGGTTCGGGATGCCGGGGCCGGAGTTGACGACGGCCGAGTGGGACGAGTGCCTGAATGCGCTCCGTGCCCTTGACCCGTCGCCCGACTACCTCGTGGCCAGCGGGAGCTTGCCGCCGGGCCTGTCGGACGATGCCTACGCCGCGGTCGCCGACGTGGCTCATTCTCTCGGGGCGCGCCCGATCCTCGACACGTCCGGCTCTGCGCTTTACCAGGCCCGAACGGCGGGCTGGTACCTCTTGAAGCCCAATCTGCGCGAGCTGGAGCAGTTGACCGGCCACTCGCTCGTGAGCGATTCCCAACGGATCGAGGCGGCGCGCGAGATGATCGACGACGGATACTGCGAAATTGTTGTTCTGTCGATGGGGGCGTCCGGGGCACTTCTGATTACGGCCGACCGGGCCGAGCACGTTCGCTCGCCCACCGTTCCCATCAAAAGCCGGGTGGGCGCGGGCGACAGCATGGTGGGTGGGCTCACGCTGGCCCTCGCTCGCGAAGCGCCCCTGCCCCGCGCTGTCCGCTACGGCGTCGCCGCCGGGGCCGCCGCCGTTATGACGCCCGGCACCGAGCTCTGCCGTCAGGCAGACGTCGAGACGCTCTTCGACCAGATGACCTCTGAACACAACGCCTGA